In one Corallococcus sp. EGB genomic region, the following are encoded:
- a CDS encoding site-specific DNA-methyltransferase yields MTDGRSGTAGAKRTVYCEDALAWLEARPVLEGCSVVASMPDVSEFPSLTVPQWKDWFVGAAAKVLSRVPADGVAVFYQSDVKKDGAWVDKGYLVSKAAEAQGFDTLWHKVVCRRTPGTVTFGRPAYSHLLCFSRGLKADAAKSTADVLPEAGEVTWTRGMGLNACLVACRFILEQTRTRTVVDPFCGHGTALAVANALGLDAVGVELSRKRARRARNLQAAWAGGKLVLSSAGEDAPPDGDDGA; encoded by the coding sequence ATGACGGACGGACGCAGCGGGACGGCGGGAGCGAAGCGCACGGTGTACTGCGAGGACGCGCTCGCGTGGCTGGAGGCGCGGCCGGTGTTGGAGGGGTGCTCGGTGGTGGCGTCGATGCCGGACGTCTCCGAGTTCCCGTCGCTCACGGTGCCCCAGTGGAAGGACTGGTTCGTGGGGGCGGCGGCGAAGGTGTTGTCGCGGGTGCCGGCGGACGGGGTGGCGGTGTTCTACCAGTCGGACGTGAAGAAGGACGGGGCCTGGGTGGACAAGGGCTACCTGGTGTCGAAGGCGGCGGAGGCGCAAGGCTTCGACACGCTCTGGCACAAGGTGGTGTGCCGCCGGACGCCGGGCACGGTGACGTTCGGGAGGCCGGCGTACTCGCACCTGCTGTGTTTCAGCCGGGGGCTGAAGGCGGACGCGGCGAAGTCCACGGCGGACGTGTTGCCGGAAGCCGGCGAGGTGACGTGGACGCGGGGCATGGGGCTCAACGCGTGCCTGGTGGCGTGCCGCTTCATCCTGGAGCAGACGCGGACGCGCACGGTGGTGGATCCGTTCTGTGGCCACGGCACGGCGCTCGCGGTGGCCAACGCACTGGGACTGGACGCGGTGGGCGTGGAGCTGAGCCGCAAGCGCGCACGCCGCGCGAGGAACCTCCAGGCGGCGTGGGCGGGCGGGAAGCTGGTGCTGTCCAGCG
- a CDS encoding alpha/beta fold hydrolase → MPTTNATDGTPLHYRVFGDGPRDVVLVHGWMVSGAVWDAMLEKLDLTGLRLIVPDHRGTGQSGRPSSGYTLEQYASDVLAVADHAKAQRFALVGHSMGGQIAKWVAADAPSRVSGLVLLNTVPAAGLPLPPDAAGLFRTSAGDREKQKTILGLACKQLPPESLEVLLKDSAGVSKDAIEQCFDSWTAGGFAHRLSAITAPTLVVATDDPFLPPVFLKQAVVGLIQNARMTHLPGPGHYPQVERPAETAALVSAFLAGNAAQA, encoded by the coding sequence ATGCCCACGACGAACGCGACGGATGGAACCCCCCTGCACTACCGGGTGTTCGGGGACGGCCCTCGCGACGTGGTGCTGGTGCACGGGTGGATGGTGTCCGGCGCGGTGTGGGACGCGATGCTGGAGAAGCTGGACCTGACCGGCCTGCGGCTCATCGTCCCGGACCACCGGGGGACCGGACAGTCCGGACGTCCGTCGTCGGGGTACACGCTGGAGCAGTACGCCAGCGACGTGCTGGCGGTGGCGGACCACGCGAAGGCGCAGCGCTTCGCGCTCGTGGGCCACAGCATGGGCGGGCAGATCGCCAAGTGGGTGGCGGCGGATGCCCCCTCGCGCGTCAGCGGCCTGGTGCTGCTCAACACGGTGCCCGCGGCGGGCCTGCCGCTGCCTCCGGACGCGGCCGGGCTGTTCCGCACCTCCGCGGGTGACCGCGAGAAGCAGAAGACCATCCTGGGGCTGGCGTGCAAGCAGCTGCCGCCGGAGTCGCTGGAGGTCCTGCTGAAGGACTCGGCCGGCGTGTCCAAGGACGCCATCGAGCAGTGCTTCGATTCCTGGACGGCGGGCGGCTTCGCGCACCGGCTGTCCGCCATCACGGCGCCCACGCTGGTGGTGGCCACGGATGATCCGTTCCTGCCGCCGGTGTTCCTCAAGCAGGCGGTGGTGGGGCTCATCCAGAACGCGCGCATGACGCACCTGCCGGGGCCGGGGCACTACCCCCAGGTGGAGCGCCCCGCGGAGACGGCGGCGCTGGTGTCTGCGTTCCTCGCGGGCAACGCCGCGCAGGCCTGA